The genomic stretch ACGCCAATAGCAACGACATTACGCGTGGAGCCTGCCATGCGTTAATTGCCAAGATGGTGGGAACGGCCGCTGGCATCAGCACGCTCGTCCACGAAGGGTTACTTTCCGAAGTAGACAAGAGGACGGCGCTGGCTTACCTCGAAGTTACCGTCGGAAACAAGAGTCCAGGCAAGAACGTCAATCTCGTCTGCCTTGAGGCGATGGTGAAATACGCGATCCGGAATGGAACACCCGACGCCCCGATCCCGCGTGAGGAGATATATCGAACGGTCGGGTCGTTCATCACAACTGAAGAGTCCCAGCGTTTGCGGGCGCGAATCGATGGCTGTCTTGGGCGTTTTTCAAAATCCGAGGTCAAACATCACGAAAAGGTAAACGGCGTGCTGGTGGACGGCTTCGCTCCCGAGGTCGCGGGACGAATCGCGAACGAGGCTAGTTTTCGAGCCTTGGTGCTGATGCAAAGGCGGGTCGATGATTTCGCGCTGGATTGCGTTCGGCACGTTGTGCTGGAGAAGGAGATCGAGTACGACCTCGATGAAGAGGCATTTGCCCATGATGCCCGAATCGTGGCCGAAGCCATGCTGTATCGGAAAAGCGAGGCGGCAGCGCGGGCATTGATACCCGGTCCGACGTTGGCGAATCCCATTGTCTCGCTGGTGGAGCTGACCACGAAAATCTGCCTCAATGAGGGCCACCTTCTCAAGTCACTCCGAGCAGTAGAGCCCGAGAAGGTCTTGGACATTGTGCCTTTCGCCGCAGAGCGGCTGCTCAGAAGCGACGAAGGAGAGGTCACAAATTATTTTCGGCACGTTCGGGACAGCTACTTCCTCTACTTTGCGCTTCGGCAGGCGCCGGATGTCCAGGAGGCCCTCAATAGCGTCATCCGAGGGATGATGTTGATCGTCGATGCCAGTATCATTGTTCCTTGCATGTGCGAGAGGCTGCTCGAAGATGCAACGGTTGGCCGAATGACCCAACTCCTTAACGCGGCTAAACAGGTAGGAGTAAAGCTGTTCGCCAGCAAGGAAACCATAAACGAACTGATTTCCACGATTCATACCGCGAATGCGATCCATCAGTCCTACGCCCGGTTTAAAACACCTTACGATCATTCCGAGTTGGCGAAGGCGTACATTGAAGCTGGAGCGACGGAGGGCTTCGAGAAATTCCTAGAGCGCTTTTGCGACAAAGACACTCCTGTCGAAGACTTAAAGGAGTTCCTTAAAAGCGTTCTCGGGATTGAGTTCGACGACTTTGCCGACCAACGTCGGCAACTCGACCATTCCAAGGTAGAGGACCTTGGAAAAATCCTTTTTGATAAGCGGAAGGTGAAAGAAAGCATCGACGTAAGGCACATCGAGACGCTGGTAACGAACGATTCCCTCTCCATCCATTTAATCGACATACTTCGGAAGGATGCGATTGTTCGGCCGGGGAAGGGTGAGGCGTGGTGGTGGATGACCCGCGATTTCACCACGAACAACGTCGATAATCAGACCTTCACGGACGCGGGCCGTAAAGGGCCGGCGACCATGGCGCCTGACTTCCTCCTGCGGCACCTATCCTTAGCTCAACGGGACGGAAATAAAGCGACGACCTTCACACTACCCACGGCGATTGAGGTATCTGCCCTTGGCTTCATTCCCGCGGAAGTGATCAAGGCTGTTGACGAGTCTCTCAAGGAGACCGGACGCCTTCCTGTTTACCTTCGAGATCGGAAGATCCGGAAGATGCTGAATCAGGAGCGCTCCGGCCATACTCCAGCACCTAATCCCGCGGCCGCAGCCTAATCACCTCGGCCCTGACGGTCCGAGGCAGAACGGCGTTTTGGTCATCGTGAAGTGCCGCAAAGTGACGCAGCGATTTGCGGCACATCCGTCAGAGTAAATCCGACCGGTTGCGGCACTTTGCGGCGCATCGCTGCATGGTGTCGAATGTCTATATATACCTATAAAAGAAGAGGTTATAATATATATTCAATTCTAAGTGCCGCAGAATTGAGGATTTCCAGAGCCATCGCCAAAAAGGGAAGCAAGCAGAAGGCGAAGCCGTTCAGGGCCTCTTGGCCCAATGGCCTTTGGGGATGACGTAGCCATTTCTTGGAGCCGAGGGTGTTATAGGGCATTTGCGGCACTTCGCGCCTCATCGAGGCTTCGCCTCGCGTTGTAAGCGGCACGACGAAAGGTAGATCGCCCCAGAGGCGATGGGCGTTGGGACCATGCGTTAAAGCGCCGCAAAGTGCCGCAGCGCCCGATGTCTACTCTGAGCCAAGTGCCGCACCCTGTTTGCGGCACTTGCGGCGGCTGCTGGAATGAAAAAGCCCTCCCGTCGCCGGGAGGGCTTTCGTTTGCCAGGAACCGTTACCGGCCCACCGTGGCGTAGCGCAGGGCCTTTCCCTGCTTCCGGCTGACGATCCGTCTCCGTGCGACCAGCTCTGCCAGCGACGCCCGCAGGTCGTGGCCTTCGATATGGGTGTACTTCGACAGCTCCCGCACCGTCATGCTCCCCCGCTTCTGCAGTTCCTCCATGACCTTGTCCTCCCGCACCTTCGCCTCGCCCGCGAGGTAGGGGGCCAGGAGGAACAGTTCCTGCCGTGCCAGCCAGAGCGTCAGCTCGACAGCCGCCTTCGCCGTTTCCACCGACATCGTCTTCATGCTGGCCGGGATCGAGCACGAGATCCTCACGGTCGGGCCTGCCTCTTTTGCCGCCTTGGCAAAGGCCGCCATGATGCCCGAATCCTGATGCAGCAGGTGGAGCAGGAGAGCAATCCGCATCGCCTTCTCCGGCCAGCGGCGCGCGAAGTTGCTCGCCCCGGCGAGGTTGGTCTCGCTCTCGATCTCCGCCTCGATCCGTGTGCTGAAGGTGCGGAAGACCTCCATAACCTCCTCGCTGCCGATGAGGTCAAGGTACTCGCCCCTCTCCGCCAACCGGTGGCAGAAACGCAGGAGATCCGTCGAGAAGCCGCTCCAGTTCGCCTGAATCATGGGATCGAGCTCGAGGCCCATCTGCTTGATCCCCTGATCCATGAGGCAGAACTGGAAGCGTGGCAAGAGGCCGCCCTTCACCGACTCCTCGTTTACGATCTTCCCAGTCTGGTCACTCTGGGTCAGCCAACAAACCGAGAGCCGCGGCTCGTTGACGTTCTCCTCGTCACGCCCCGCCCGAATCGAGTCGAGGTGGTCGCCACTCCAACCTTGAATGAGGAGCGAGTCGTCAGGGGTGGAGGTCTTCGAGAACAGACCTTTGAACGTGATGAGCACGATTTTTCGGCCGTCCGTGTGGAAGCCGAAGAGCGACTCGCCCACGGCACCCGACAGCTTCTTTTCGAGGCCGGCGCTGGTGAAGTCGGTGACGACGAAGTTCGGCTTCCACTTCTCGCGGTGCTTGATCTCCTGGATCTTTTCTTCGACATCCGCGAGAGCCTCATCGAGGCAGGGAGTTGGGGCGGCGACGGAACCGGCATCCATCTTCGCCTTCCGCCGCATGAGCTTCACGATCTCCTTGTCCTGCTCGAGGGCAGGCATCGCCTTCTTGTCCTTCTTCACCTGCTCAGCGTGCTTCGCGATGAGGGAGCTGTTGAACCGCCGAATCGGTTCGCCGATCTCCCCGCCTACGACGCTTTTGCCACCTGCCGAGGGTACAATAATGAGCGAGTAGATGTTCGAGTGAGTGTAACCCTTGCCGCGCTTCAGCCGAACCCGCGCGAACGTCGAGCCGCTGACGCAGCTCAATGCCACGAGGAGCGGCATGATCGGCGGGCAGACGTGGACGCGCTCGTAGTCCCGGACCATCCGCCGCAGGAGGAGCGGCAGGGCACCAGAGGGAAAGGTGGCGTCGTAGTCCGGGTCGATCAGCGGTGCGGTCCGAACCTGCTGTGCGTTCCGGAGTGCTTCCCCATGGTCGCCGCCGTTGACGAACCCGACGACCCAGATGTCGTTCTGGACCAGCCTTTTGATGATGGCATCCGCCCACTCGCCATGCTCTTCCGATTTCCAAACGACGGCTTTGTGCTGCGCCGGCTGGATCATGTCGAAGATGTCCACGCTCTCGGAGACTTCGTCTGGCATTGCGTCCTTCGATCGCCGGACACCGCCACGATCGACGATGACCGTTGCCGGGAACTCGACGGTGGCGGGAAACCCAAGGACTCCCTCAACCTTGGCCATGACCTGCAGGTAGTGGCGAGCCGACGAGAAGACGTGGATGACCTCAGTGATCGGGAGGTGCCCCACCACTAGGGGAGTCAGCTTCGTTTTCGGGTAGGTGTACGCCTTGCCCTCCTTGGTCAGGACGTGGAGCGCCACGACCTTACCTTCCTTCTCGATCGGCAGCGCGAGGTTGCCCTCGTGCGCGCCGAGATGAGGGAACTGCCAGAGCGTATCAGGCGCGACCCCGAGGATCGGTCCGAACGTCTCGCAGATCTCCTCTGTAAGGGAGAGCTTGGCCTCCTGCCACAGGTCGAGTGGGATGGACGTGGCAGCCCCGGCCGGGCCTGCCACTTTGGCGGGGAGATCGCTCACGCAGCCTCCTGCTGGGCGACATTTTCATCGGCGCGGCGACGGCGCCTTCTCGGTGCCGGTCGCTCGTATTCGACTTCGCAGCGGAGGGGTGGGGGGCGCAGACCTTGGTCATAGCGATCTAGAAGAGCTTCGACGTCCCGCGACCTGTAGAGCGCCTTCGCCCGGGGACCCTGTCCGGACGCTCTCGTGATCCATCCTGCCTCTTCGCAGCGGCGGAGGTCTTTTTCTTTCCCAATCTTACCGACAACTTCGGCGCGGGGAACCATCCGACGGGTGAGGTGTCGGACGACCTCGGCGCCGATACGATTAACTACCTCTTCGACGATCTTCTCGATGTCGACTTCTGAATTGCGCGAAGGCATGGGCCTTCCTTTCGTGGTTAGCGATTGGAAGGTCTCGGCGGTTCAAGCGCCGGCGCGGCCCGTCGCAGGGGCAAATTCCTGCGATTTAACACCTCGTCGCCGAGGGGGACTACTGCCTAAGACCTAGATCTACAACGGACGTTCCCAGTTTCGTAGGGCTCTCAGTCCTCGTGGATCGAGAGCAAGCAGAGGGACGTAGCCCCCGGCAAACACGGCAAGTACAAGCCAGTTGATGGGCGGACTCTACCCGAAACGAAATACCTTGTCAATAACGGTCTCGACAGGTCGCGACACAATCCCTATTTGGCCGCCGATCTCTCCTTTTTGCCAGGAAGGATAGCCCAGTACGCCTGCCAGACCGGCTCCTTAACGACTGTCCGATAGTGCTTCAAAATGACGTCGGGACTATTGCCCATCATCGCCGCCGTCCGCGCCTCATCGGACGTAGCTGCGAGAAAGTACGTGCCGAAGGAGTGCCGGATGGGATTGCGGGGCCAGACCTTGAGCACTGTGCCGTCCTTCTCCTTAGCTTCCTTCGCTTGTTCTGGGGTGAAGAAGCCCGCGGCCTCGCGTGCCTTCTCAAAGTGAGACCGCCAGGGCGTCGGCGCCACGAGCCCAACGCGCTCTTCTTCCGGGACGAGATCGAGCCAAGCCTTCAGGGTCGCGTGAATCGCGATCATCCGGTTCTTCCGGGTCTTCGCGATCCGCGCTGAGACCTGAATCTCCTTGTCGCCGACGGCCGCCCAGTCGAGCTGTTGGATCTCGCTGGAGCGGAGCCCGGCGAAGAGACCCAACGCGGTCGCCGTTCGGATGGGTCCGTCGCTCTTGGTGAGGAGGTCGGCTGCCTCTTCGGGGGTGAGGATCGCGCAATCGGCATCGTAGTCGATGCGGGGAATGTCGATGGCGGGGTCGACGCCGACATAACCGTCGCGCTTTGCCCAAGCGAAGAACGCTTTCAGGTTGCGAAGATGGTGAGCTTGGCTTCCCCGGGTCCAAGCGTCCTCGTCGATCCAGTCGGAAACATCGTCCTTCTGGATCTCGTGGACTTTGGCGCGCGGATGGTCGGTGAAGAAGTTCCGGATGGTCCCGGAGTAGTCCTTCCTCGAGTTGGGGAGGAGGGGGGCTGGGCGAGGGTCATCCAAGAATAGGGCGAGGGCGGCCTCCCAACCAATCACCCCCTTGGAGGGACGGCCCAGCTTGATGCCGTCCTCCACCGCCTGAGTGAGTGTAAGACCCGGGAACTGCTTGATCCTGCCGAAGGCGAGGGCGGCTTCGTTGAGCTGGGCCGGTTCGAGGCGCGTCGCGGTGATCTGGTCCCGCTTCGAATACTGCTCCCATGCCCAGCGACGAGCCTCCTCCTTGTGTTTGAAGTCCTTCAGGATCGCCCGGCTCTTCTTCTTGTTCTTGGGCAGGGCATTGGCGGGGTTGCCCCGGTTCGGCGAGGTCGTTGGTAAAAAGGGAATCTGAACGTCCGGCCGCGCAGCTACGAGGTAGTTCAGGATGCCGCCGGGGAGGGGGACGACTTCCGCCTCCATCGTAGGGACCGGCGCCTCATCCCGGCTACCGATGATTCCGAGGAAGCGTTCGCCCAAACGAACGCGCCACGTGACGCTGCCATTGCCTCCCTCGTTCTTGCCCAGCCCGACGCCCGGGGGAAGACCCTTGGGGATCTCGACGTTGGACGGATCACCGTCGAGAAACACCTCACGAAGGGTCTTCTTTTTGGTCAGGGCGCGCATTAGTGTAATTTTACGCTAATTCTACGTCCTACTGCAACACCAGAGTAAAAGGTATGACTCTTAATCAATTGGTTGTAGGTTCAAGTCCTACTCGCGGCACTTTTTAAGCTCCTCTCGTTCAGAGAGTTAGAGTGGGATTTCTTCGGGATGATCGCCGGAACGGCACCCCGCGTTCCGATTCTTTGACGGGCCTTGCGCGGACGCGAGGCCTGTCCCGTTTTACTTCGTCGCCTTGAGGTCCCGGGAGGCGGCGTGCTTCAGCTTCCAGAGTTGGCGGAGCGTGGTGACGTAGCTGATGGCGAAGGCGACGAGGTCGCGCTTGGTCTTGCCCGCGTTACGCTGCTCGAAGAAGAAGGGGATCTCCTTGATCCGATAGGCGGGATGGTAGATGGAGAGCTTGACCAGGATTTCCTCGACGATGTCGAAGTGGACGCACTCGAGCCGGAGGGCGCGGAGGTCGGCGCCGCGATAGAGGCGGAAGCTGTTGGAGACGTCGGCCACCCGGAGGCCGAGGACGATCCGGAAGACGATGTTCACGAAGAGGCTCATCCAGATGAGGATCTTCGGGTTGTCGGTATGGCCGCCGGGAACGTAGCGGGAGGCGATCAGGAGGTCGGCCCGGTCCCGGTCGGCCCAGAGGGTGGCGATGAAGGAGGGATTGTGGGAGCCGTCGGCGTCCATGATGACGACGCGCTCGCCCAGCGAGAGGCGGATGCCCTGCTGGATGGCCCCGCCGTAGGAGGACTTTCCTTCCCCGTAATAATGCCGCGCCCCGTTGGCGGTGCAGACTTCGGCGGTGTCGTCCCGCTTTTCGTGGGCGTCGATGATGACGATCTCGTAGGAGATCCCCAATCCTCCCAGGGTCTGGTGGAGGGCCGGGAGCATGCCGCGGAGGTTCTCGGCTTCCTCATAGGCCGGGATGACGACGGAGA from Verrucomicrobium sp. GAS474 encodes the following:
- a CDS encoding glycosyltransferase; translated protein: MSQAVAPALSVVIPAYEEAENLRGMLPALHQTLGGLGISYEIVIIDAHEKRDDTAEVCTANGARHYYGEGKSSYGGAIQQGIRLSLGERVVIMDADGSHNPSFIATLWADRDRADLLIASRYVPGGHTDNPKILIWMSLFVNIVFRIVLGLRVADVSNSFRLYRGADLRALRLECVHFDIVEEILVKLSIYHPAYRIKEIPFFFEQRNAGKTKRDLVAFAISYVTTLRQLWKLKHAASRDLKATK
- a CDS encoding tyrosine-type recombinase/integrase yields the protein MRALTKKKTLREVFLDGDPSNVEIPKGLPPGVGLGKNEGGNGSVTWRVRLGERFLGIIGSRDEAPVPTMEAEVVPLPGGILNYLVAARPDVQIPFLPTTSPNRGNPANALPKNKKKSRAILKDFKHKEEARRWAWEQYSKRDQITATRLEPAQLNEAALAFGRIKQFPGLTLTQAVEDGIKLGRPSKGVIGWEAALALFLDDPRPAPLLPNSRKDYSGTIRNFFTDHPRAKVHEIQKDDVSDWIDEDAWTRGSQAHHLRNLKAFFAWAKRDGYVGVDPAIDIPRIDYDADCAILTPEEAADLLTKSDGPIRTATALGLFAGLRSSEIQQLDWAAVGDKEIQVSARIAKTRKNRMIAIHATLKAWLDLVPEEERVGLVAPTPWRSHFEKAREAAGFFTPEQAKEAKEKDGTVLKVWPRNPIRHSFGTYFLAATSDEARTAAMMGNSPDVILKHYRTVVKEPVWQAYWAILPGKKERSAAK
- a CDS encoding DUF3987 domain-containing protein; translation: MSDLPAKVAGPAGAATSIPLDLWQEAKLSLTEEICETFGPILGVAPDTLWQFPHLGAHEGNLALPIEKEGKVVALHVLTKEGKAYTYPKTKLTPLVVGHLPITEVIHVFSSARHYLQVMAKVEGVLGFPATVEFPATVIVDRGGVRRSKDAMPDEVSESVDIFDMIQPAQHKAVVWKSEEHGEWADAIIKRLVQNDIWVVGFVNGGDHGEALRNAQQVRTAPLIDPDYDATFPSGALPLLLRRMVRDYERVHVCPPIMPLLVALSCVSGSTFARVRLKRGKGYTHSNIYSLIIVPSAGGKSVVGGEIGEPIRRFNSSLIAKHAEQVKKDKKAMPALEQDKEIVKLMRRKAKMDAGSVAAPTPCLDEALADVEEKIQEIKHREKWKPNFVVTDFTSAGLEKKLSGAVGESLFGFHTDGRKIVLITFKGLFSKTSTPDDSLLIQGWSGDHLDSIRAGRDEENVNEPRLSVCWLTQSDQTGKIVNEESVKGGLLPRFQFCLMDQGIKQMGLELDPMIQANWSGFSTDLLRFCHRLAERGEYLDLIGSEEVMEVFRTFSTRIEAEIESETNLAGASNFARRWPEKAMRIALLLHLLHQDSGIMAAFAKAAKEAGPTVRISCSIPASMKTMSVETAKAAVELTLWLARQELFLLAPYLAGEAKVREDKVMEELQKRGSMTVRELSKYTHIEGHDLRASLAELVARRRIVSRKQGKALRYATVGR